Proteins co-encoded in one Arachis hypogaea cultivar Tifrunner chromosome 13, arahy.Tifrunner.gnm2.J5K5, whole genome shotgun sequence genomic window:
- the LOC140177529 gene encoding protein FAR1-RELATED SEQUENCE 5-like produces MCGVEQVFRVHGGKAPKAVITDGDRSMRFAIQEVFPEAHHRLCAWHLLKNATMNVCKPRFITLLRNYMLADVEVEEFVRQWEAMMDECLVREVEWVKDLYTKKMAWATAYIRRFFYAGLRTTSQCESLHAKMGRFVERRYRILDFVTNFQRCVDFLIDNEEELDFRSLYGSPILQTQFPGLEKSGALNYTREIFLRFREALKRNVRVSIVECNKLEDRRVYVTQKYRRPLFRWTVGHHFGTDSFFCSCMRMESFRLPCVHILAVLVQLDIGSLPESLVL; encoded by the coding sequence ATGTGTGGTGTTGAGCAAGTTTTTAGAGTGCATGGGGGGAAAGCACCTAAGGCAGTCATCACTGATGGGGATAGGTCAATGcggtttgccattcaggaagtgttTCCAGAAGCTCATCACAGGCTATGTGCGTGGCACCTATTAAAAAATGCAACTATGAATGTGTGCAAGCCTCGATTCATAACTCTGCTTAGAAATTACATGCTTGCCGACGTGGAGGTGGAGGAGTTTGTGAGGCAATGGGAGGCAATGATGGATGAGTGTCTTGTCAGGGAAGTAGAGTGGGTAAAGGATTTATACACGAAGAAGATGGCATGGGCTACCGCTTACATACGCAGGTTCTTTTATGCTGGCCTGAGGACGACATCACAATGTGAGTCACTGCATGCAAAGATGGGGAGGTTTGTGGAGAGGCGATACAGAATATTGGATTTCGTGACGAACTTCCAACGGTGTGTTGATTTCTTGATAGATAATGAGGAAGAGCTTGACTTCAGGTCATTGTATGGGAGCCCGATTCTTCAAACTCAGTTCCCGGGGCTAGAGAAGTCTGGTGCATTGAACTACACGAGGGAAATATTTTTGCGTTTTAGAGAGGCGCTAAAAAGAAATGTTCGGGTTAGTATCGTGGAGTGCAACAAATTGGAGGATCGGAGAGTTTATGTGACACAAAAGTATCGCAGGCCGCTATTCAGGTGGACTGTTGGCCACCACTTTGGGACAGATTCCTTTTTTTGCAGTTGTATGAGGATGGAGTCGTTCAGACTACCTTGCGTCCACATACTTGCAGTGTTGGTTCAGTTAGACATAGGTTCTCTTCCAGAAAGCCTGGTGTTGTAA